One Nitrospina watsonii DNA segment encodes these proteins:
- the hemG gene encoding protoporphyrinogen oxidase: protein MKKLVIIGGGIAGLAAAYRIQEEYDAGHGDIECTLIEGSDRFGGKICTLRENGFVLERGPDSFISQKPWGIELCKKIGLEDELMGTRPETPKTYVYLNKKMVTLPDGLTLMVPTKFLPFALSPLFSIPGKVRMAMDLFIPKKMGQRDESLASFVRRRLGEEALQRMAQPLMCGIYSSDPETMSLHSTFPMFAQTEKKYRSLILGMLAAKRQRMNAAPPSVPKKGYTPFTFFLSLRNGLGSMIDRIIERSPDIAFRSGTRVHSLVQKDTHWELELDNGERMKADAVVVTTPANVTAKLFEPVAPRAAELLGKIPFVSTAAVTLAFKKDTFKHPLKGFGFVVPYSEGRKISACTWVTSKFSGRAPEDYVLLRSYVGGALNERYAEQPEEDIYKTVLGELQDIMGFKNEPEFYKVFQYKKGNVQYHVDHGQLIESLYNELKQYPGLFVAGSAYHGVGIPDCVLNGTRTVESALRALRGEEAEVPHG, encoded by the coding sequence ATGAAAAAACTGGTCATCATCGGGGGCGGCATCGCCGGGCTGGCGGCGGCGTACCGCATTCAGGAGGAGTACGATGCGGGGCACGGCGACATCGAGTGCACGCTGATCGAGGGCTCGGATCGCTTCGGTGGCAAGATCTGCACGCTCCGCGAAAACGGGTTCGTGCTCGAGCGCGGGCCGGACTCCTTCATCTCGCAGAAACCGTGGGGCATCGAGTTGTGCAAGAAGATCGGGCTCGAAGACGAGCTGATGGGCACGCGCCCGGAGACGCCGAAGACTTACGTTTACCTCAATAAGAAGATGGTCACCCTGCCCGACGGGTTGACCTTGATGGTGCCGACCAAGTTTCTGCCGTTCGCGCTGTCGCCCTTGTTCAGCATTCCGGGCAAGGTGCGCATGGCGATGGATCTGTTCATCCCGAAGAAGATGGGCCAGCGCGACGAAAGCCTGGCGTCGTTCGTGCGCCGCCGCTTGGGCGAAGAGGCCTTGCAGCGCATGGCGCAGCCTTTGATGTGCGGCATCTATTCCAGCGATCCGGAAACGATGAGTCTGCACAGCACGTTTCCCATGTTCGCGCAGACGGAAAAGAAGTACCGGTCGCTGATCTTGGGCATGCTGGCGGCCAAACGCCAGCGCATGAATGCGGCTCCGCCTTCGGTGCCGAAAAAAGGCTACACGCCGTTCACGTTTTTTCTGAGTCTCAGAAACGGGCTGGGATCGATGATCGACCGCATCATCGAGCGGTCGCCGGACATCGCTTTCCGCTCCGGCACGCGGGTGCATTCCCTGGTGCAGAAGGACACGCATTGGGAGTTGGAGCTGGACAACGGTGAGCGCATGAAGGCCGATGCGGTGGTGGTGACCACCCCGGCGAACGTCACGGCGAAGTTGTTCGAGCCGGTGGCGCCGCGGGCGGCGGAGCTGCTTGGGAAAATCCCGTTTGTGTCCACGGCGGCGGTGACCTTGGCGTTCAAAAAGGACACGTTCAAGCACCCACTCAAAGGGTTTGGCTTTGTGGTGCCGTACAGCGAAGGACGCAAGATCAGCGCCTGCACCTGGGTGACGTCGAAGTTCTCCGGGCGCGCGCCGGAGGATTACGTGCTGCTGCGTTCCTACGTCGGCGGCGCGTTGAATGAACGTTACGCCGAGCAGCCGGAAGAAGACATTTACAAAACCGTGCTGGGCGAACTGCAGGACATCATGGGTTTTAAAAACGAGCCCGAATTCTACAAGGTATTCCAGTACAAAAAAGGCAATGTGCAGTATCATGTCGATCATGGCCAGTTGATCGAATCGTTGTACAATGAACTGAAGCAGTATCCCGGCCTGTTTGTTGCGGGCAGCGCCTACCACGGCGTCGGCATCCCCGACTGCGTGTTGAACGGCACCCGCACGGTGGAATCGGCGCTCCGCGCATTGCGCGGGGAGGAGGCTGAAGTTCCACACGGATGA
- the hutI gene encoding imidazolonepropionase, with product MTETLCFRNIGELIQADATSQPDVRVRTNCALLVTGGRVDKILRESEVKPANRYTRVIDVKGRAVVPGFVDCHTHLVYGGERKDEMVDRVSGVSYLEILNKGGGIHDTVKATRQATEATLYDQAKRRMKRMMALGTTAFEIKSGYGLDLETETKMLKVGKRLRQALKVPVTLTYLGAHAIPRPMKRTQYVEFVLENLPKFRGLADGVDIFCEKNVFTVADLRLVFLQAKLLGFDLRAHVEELSHQGGSYEAARLGALSCDHLEYATPKDIQAMHAAGTVAVLMPGVTLFLGGTKQPLVHSMLDAGVTLALATDCNPGSCPTYNMQTVIYLAANMYRITPGQALAAATYGAAKALGHHREYGGLLPGQRADFNILKTGDHRDLVYYFGENFIDQTFVAGRRVKGGKDPAGF from the coding sequence ATGACCGAAACGCTGTGTTTTCGCAATATCGGAGAGTTGATCCAGGCGGATGCCACCTCGCAGCCCGATGTGCGCGTGCGTACGAACTGCGCGCTGCTGGTCACAGGCGGGCGCGTCGATAAAATTCTGAGGGAGTCGGAAGTCAAGCCCGCCAACCGCTACACGCGGGTGATCGATGTGAAAGGCCGTGCGGTGGTGCCGGGCTTCGTCGATTGTCACACGCATCTGGTCTATGGCGGCGAACGCAAGGACGAGATGGTGGATCGCGTCAGCGGTGTGTCGTATCTCGAAATCCTCAACAAGGGCGGCGGCATTCACGATACGGTGAAGGCCACGCGGCAGGCCACGGAGGCCACGCTGTACGATCAGGCCAAGCGCCGCATGAAACGCATGATGGCGCTGGGCACGACGGCGTTCGAGATCAAGTCCGGCTACGGACTGGATCTGGAGACGGAAACCAAAATGCTGAAGGTGGGCAAACGCCTGCGGCAGGCGCTCAAGGTGCCGGTCACGCTGACCTACCTCGGCGCGCACGCCATCCCGCGCCCGATGAAACGCACGCAGTACGTCGAGTTCGTGCTCGAAAACCTGCCGAAGTTCCGCGGCCTGGCCGACGGCGTCGATATCTTCTGCGAGAAGAACGTGTTCACCGTCGCCGATCTGCGCCTTGTTTTTCTTCAGGCGAAACTGCTCGGATTCGACCTGCGCGCCCACGTGGAGGAGTTGTCGCATCAGGGCGGATCGTACGAGGCGGCGAGGCTGGGCGCGTTGTCGTGCGATCACCTGGAGTACGCCACGCCGAAGGACATTCAGGCCATGCATGCCGCGGGCACGGTGGCGGTGCTGATGCCGGGCGTCACCCTGTTTCTGGGCGGCACCAAGCAACCGCTGGTGCACAGCATGCTCGACGCGGGGGTGACGCTGGCCCTGGCCACCGACTGCAACCCCGGCAGTTGTCCCACATACAACATGCAAACGGTGATTTACCTGGCAGCGAACATGTACCGCATCACGCCGGGGCAGGCGCTGGCGGCGGCGACCTATGGCGCGGCCAAGGCGCTGGGTCACCACCGCGAGTACGGCGGCTTGCTGCCCGGTCAGCGCGCCGATTTCAACATCCTCAAAACCGGCGACCACCGCGACCTCGTGTATTATTTCGGCGAGAACTTCATCGACCAGACCTTCGTCGCCGGCCGCCGCGTGAAAGGCGGCAAAGACCCGGCGGGGTTTTAA
- the hutU gene encoding urocanate hydratase has product MNRQRRSSAPPSGLKPSSRPQRPLYPELCPKKAPRASTSLKLRCCDWDAEAALRMLMNNLDDRVALDWKQLIVYGGTGRAARNWKEYHRLVAELKRLKKDETLCVQSGKPVYIARTHADAPRVIIANSNLVPHWATDDHFDHLDRLGLMMYGQMTAGSWIYIGTQGILQGTYETFGACGQIDFNQPSLKGKWIFTAGLGNMGAAQPLAGTMNEASVLVAEVNPAQVERRLQEGYLDRAAKNLDEALDIIERSVKAGEPISVGLVANGATVARQLADGKRLPDIVTDQTSAHNLMTYVPELGDYKALMKLRDADPDTYRKRSLETAVKHCQAMIDLQTKGCVVFDYGNNLRGQAESGGLTVRHGDGSFLYPGFVPAYIRPLFCEGQGPFRWALLSGKKKDLHAVDQAVLDTFPEKKALHRWIQKAQKQVPVLGLPTRVCWLGYGERAKMGEVMNQLVKKNKVAAPIVIGRDHLDCGSVASPNRETEGMLDGSDAVADWPLLNFTVNAVSGASWVSFHHGGGVGMGNSLHAGMVIVADGTKKKGERLDRVLTHDPGLGVARHVDAGYDDAKHIAKQRKVHLPKA; this is encoded by the coding sequence TTGAATCGTCAACGCCGATCGTCCGCACCACCCAGCGGGTTGAAGCCATCGTCCCGCCCACAGCGCCCGCTGTACCCGGAGTTGTGCCCGAAAAAAGCGCCGCGCGCCTCCACCTCGCTCAAACTCCGCTGCTGCGACTGGGACGCGGAAGCGGCGCTGCGCATGCTGATGAACAATCTCGACGACCGCGTCGCCCTCGACTGGAAGCAACTCATCGTGTACGGCGGCACCGGCCGCGCCGCCCGCAACTGGAAGGAATACCACCGTCTCGTCGCCGAACTCAAACGCCTCAAAAAAGACGAGACGCTGTGCGTGCAGTCGGGCAAACCCGTCTATATCGCACGCACGCATGCGGACGCGCCGCGCGTCATCATCGCCAACTCCAACCTGGTGCCGCACTGGGCCACCGACGACCATTTCGATCACCTCGACCGCCTCGGCCTCATGATGTACGGCCAGATGACGGCGGGCAGCTGGATCTACATCGGCACCCAGGGCATCCTGCAGGGCACCTACGAAACCTTCGGCGCCTGCGGCCAGATCGATTTCAACCAGCCAAGCCTCAAGGGCAAATGGATCTTCACCGCCGGTCTCGGCAACATGGGCGCGGCGCAACCTCTGGCGGGCACGATGAACGAGGCCTCGGTGCTGGTGGCGGAGGTCAACCCGGCACAGGTCGAACGCCGCCTCCAGGAAGGCTATCTCGACCGCGCCGCAAAGAATCTGGATGAGGCATTGGACATCATCGAGCGGTCTGTGAAAGCGGGCGAGCCCATCAGCGTCGGCCTCGTCGCCAACGGCGCGACGGTGGCGCGTCAACTGGCGGACGGCAAGCGGTTGCCGGACATCGTCACCGACCAGACCTCGGCGCACAACCTGATGACCTACGTGCCGGAGCTGGGCGACTACAAGGCGCTCATGAAACTGCGCGACGCCGATCCCGACACCTACCGCAAACGTTCGCTGGAGACGGCGGTGAAACACTGCCAGGCGATGATCGATCTGCAAACGAAAGGCTGCGTCGTGTTCGATTACGGCAACAACCTGCGCGGACAGGCGGAGTCGGGCGGCCTCACGGTGCGCCACGGCGACGGGTCGTTTCTCTATCCGGGATTCGTGCCGGCCTACATCCGGCCGTTGTTCTGCGAAGGGCAGGGACCCTTCCGCTGGGCGTTGCTCTCCGGCAAGAAAAAGGATTTGCATGCGGTCGATCAGGCGGTGCTCGACACCTTCCCCGAAAAAAAAGCGCTGCACCGTTGGATACAGAAAGCGCAGAAACAGGTGCCGGTGCTGGGGTTGCCGACGCGCGTCTGCTGGCTGGGGTACGGCGAGCGGGCGAAGATGGGGGAGGTGATGAATCAACTGGTCAAAAAGAACAAGGTGGCGGCGCCCATCGTCATCGGTCGCGACCACCTCGACTGCGGCAGCGTCGCGTCGCCCAATCGCGAAACCGAAGGCATGCTCGATGGCAGCGACGCCGTGGCCGACTGGCCGTTGTTGAATTTCACGGTCAACGCCGTCTCCGGCGCAAGCTGGGTCAGTTTCCATCACGGCGGCGGCGTTGGCATGGGCAATAGTTTGCACGCGGGCATGGTGATCGTCGCCGACGGCACGAAGAAGAAGGGCGAGCGACTCGACCGCGTGCTCACCCACGATCCGGGTCTCGGTGTGGCGCGCCACGTCGATGCCGGGTACGACGACGCGAAACACATCGCCAAACAACGCAAGGTGCATCTCCCCAAAGCGTAA
- a CDS encoding formimidoylglutamase, protein MKDDPRLADIIYPGTEGHVVLLGFPYDEGVGRNGGRLGARQGPQAMRAWLRRYGTVYNPEFGVELSRLRIADAGDVAVGLPLEQAHAALTAKVAEILEKGGLPFVVGGGNDQSWPNMQALLDAYENRPVGALNVDAHLDVRPLIDGQAHSGSPFRLMLEDARFSGEHFIEFATQGSQAAKEHVEYVRHRHGHIHWLSEIYMNDDALGWFNAALGRVSWDCDAVFVSFDLDSVRMADCPGVSCPSVMGLRGSEALEIARIAGLNRKVKLFDLSEYNPLIEEERTGRLAASMFYHFCLGVASRKEV, encoded by the coding sequence ATGAAGGACGACCCCAGGCTGGCAGACATCATATATCCGGGAACGGAAGGCCATGTGGTCCTGCTGGGCTTCCCGTACGACGAGGGCGTGGGGCGCAACGGCGGGCGGCTGGGCGCGCGCCAGGGCCCGCAAGCGATGCGCGCCTGGCTCCGGCGCTACGGCACCGTGTACAACCCGGAATTCGGGGTCGAGCTGTCGCGGCTGCGTATTGCCGATGCGGGCGATGTCGCCGTCGGCCTGCCGCTGGAACAGGCCCACGCCGCGCTGACCGCGAAAGTGGCGGAAATCCTCGAAAAAGGGGGGCTTCCGTTCGTCGTCGGCGGCGGCAACGACCAGTCCTGGCCGAACATGCAGGCCCTGCTCGACGCGTATGAAAACCGGCCGGTGGGGGCTCTCAATGTGGACGCGCATCTGGATGTGCGCCCGTTGATCGACGGTCAGGCCCATAGCGGATCGCCGTTCCGGCTGATGCTGGAGGACGCCCGTTTTTCTGGCGAGCATTTCATCGAATTCGCCACGCAGGGCAGCCAGGCCGCGAAAGAACACGTGGAGTATGTCCGCCACAGGCACGGGCACATCCACTGGTTGTCTGAGATCTACATGAACGACGACGCGCTCGGCTGGTTCAACGCCGCGCTCGGACGCGTGTCCTGGGACTGCGATGCCGTGTTCGTCAGTTTCGACCTCGACTCGGTGCGCATGGCGGACTGCCCCGGCGTGTCCTGTCCGTCGGTCATGGGGCTGCGCGGCAGCGAGGCGTTGGAGATCGCACGCATCGCCGGGCTGAACCGGAAGGTGAAGCTGTTCGACCTGTCCGAATACAATCCGTTGATTGAAGAAGAACGCACCGGCCGCCTGGCCGCATCGATGTTCTACCACTTCTGCCTGGGGGTCGCCTCGCGCAAGGAGGTTTGA